The Peribacillus sp. FSL E2-0218 genome contains a region encoding:
- a CDS encoding CxxH/CxxC protein — translation MELYCCQEHVEMALDEVVYECETYPVLTQVSEEKQLSTTCEYCRNVAIYLVGN, via the coding sequence ATGGAATTATATTGCTGTCAGGAACACGTGGAAATGGCGTTGGATGAAGTGGTGTACGAATGTGAAACCTATCCGGTTTTAACGCAAGTGTCGGAAGAAAAACAGTTATCAACAACCTGTGAATATTGTCGAAACGTGGCAATATATCTAGTAGGGAACTAA